tattattattattattattattattattatgatgatgatgatgatgctatTCGTATTTTAATGTTTGAACTATTTTCGTTTACCTGATATTTTACtaccactacaaaaaaaaaatgtaattagcctAATTTAATGAGTGACAAAAAAAAGTTACTTACTAGATGTTCAACACATTCTGTGAATCTGTAACATTAGTTGCAGATCATTTCCCGGTAGCACTGTTCACTTCTCCATTACTGGCACACTTTGCATGGCTTCTTTTAAGCGAATACTTTAAGTAATGCATCTTAAATACTGTCCTTCCAAAGACACCGTTTATTGAGCAAAGTGTTTTAAACTTTGAATCTAATGAGATTTAGGTTGCTGAGCCCTAACCTGTTGGACGTCACAGTCAGTCgaatactctgtgtgtgtgcgcgcttttTTTGCATGTGGGTTGTCAGTATTTGATTAAGACTAGTAGCACCGAGAATGATTTGAATGAAATCTGAGGGGATGCAAATGTGTGCATGCATGATTTCCAAAGAATGTACTGAGTTGTTTACATGATAGagaatttttcttttaatttgttgTGTTTTCCCTCGTCTCCCGAGTGGATAAAGCCTTCACTTTCCTGCCCGTACCCATTTGTGATCTCTGTTGTGCCGGTGTCCCGTGGCCATCGCATTTGCAAGACAAAGGGCATCCATAGTGCCATGGTGGCAGTCTATGGGGTGCTGCCCTGTGAAAAAGCCAGTGCATGCAATGAGGCTTACAGTCACAATGCACATTGCTGTTGGGGAATTTTTCCTGTCAATATTACTGATACAACCgctacagtactgtatctgtatTGTATTCTTTTGTTGGCCATAGGAGGCTAACATGCAGGAGTGCTGGAAGTTTGCATGACACGCTTGGCAAGCGTTTGGGTGCTTGAATGCGCAGCCCTGTTCTCGCTGGCTTGCATATCCATCACAAGTCAGGGGGAGTACAGCTGGACACCAAATAGGCATATTTCTACATCAGCATTTGAAGTTTCACCTGttgattgtatatatatttttttttttaaatcaaatttgtaATTGGAGACTGCTGAATGATCCCAGTAGGACAATTGATCTAATTTCCCTATTGGTACAAAGAAAAAGCTAATTGATTGAGAACACTGATGCATACTTCTGTTGGTTCTTAGTCCACCAGAGGTACTCTGCAGGCAtttgccctctctctctctctctttcttgaaCAAGAGTAAATTGTTAAGACAGTAATATATTTTGAGTCTAAAACAGGTTTGTTCAGGAtcagattaatatatatatatatatatatatatatatatatatatatatatatatatatatatatatatatatataatatatatatatattaatctgaTCCTGGTGGTGTTTCATCAGAGAATACATCATGGAAGCTACATACAGAAGGGGAGGGGAATTGAACCATTGTCGCTTCAACAGGAAGCTCTTGGTTAAAAGGAAGTGACCAAGTTCCATTGCATAACCTCATATATTCACAGAATTAGCAGATAGGCAGCCTGATGTGTTGTGGTTGTGAATTGATCTTCATCAGTGTTTCTGACAGCACTGAGTGTGCTTCATGGTAGGAGggtaacaaaaaaagtaaatgaataaaCATGCCACTGGAGTCAAAAGCAGACGCCCATATTTGACATGACTCTCAAACTAGTAATAAGACAATTCCCTATAATCACTTGCACTGTGTCACAGTAAGCAAGCTCTGTATTCTGCTGTGCTGCATTTGCAGTTCTGAATTTGGTCTCTTTGATTTCTCAGATTCATGAACACTCGAGCTGCAGCTAACTGCCGCTACCAGCCCACTGGTTACGAACACGCTGCTAATTGCTGCACACATGCGGTAAGTCCTGGCAGCGGTTGCATTTGTTTTTACCTCCATCTCGAGGAACATTTCCAGGTGTGATTAAACTTTGGTACAGGCGTATCTGAAGGTAATGAGGGGCATATGATGCTCTAGGTAGGGTGACCATGTGGCGCCGGGTTAactgcagtgcattctggtagTTGTAGTCTGTGTGAGACAAAACACTAAATCTAGAACCCACTTTGAATACCTCTTAAAAATTCCTTTATGTAGATAAATGGGCCACTTTTCCCCCCTCCCTGTTTAGTTCCTCATAGTACCTGCTTTCGTGGGCATGACCCTGCTCTGTCGCCTCTCGGATGACAGTTGGAAGAAGATCACAGCCTGGATTTACGGCATGGGCCTCTGCACGCTGTTCCTCGTTTCCACAGTGTTCCATACCATATCATGGAAAAAGAGCCACATGAGGTCGGTGGAGTcagaattgtattattgtatttatgtagattaaaaaaaaaaacaaacaaacatatatattacacacacacactatctaatATCTAAACAATGacatcaaattaaaaacaatgcaaCTCAGAAATATATCATGGTACTTCTTTGCCTAAATTGTGAGACTGGCGTTGCAGTAAAAAATGTAACTGGAAGACTAAAAGTTGGTCAGTTTAGATCGGAAGGTAAGGTAAAGCCCTGGCGTTTGTGTTTAAAGCCCGGGAATTGGGTCTATTTCAGTGGAGTTTAACTTCTAGTGCTCTGTTTGTTATAGTCTTTGTGTGTGCTGAACTAAAACACTGTGTGCAGCTTCCTTTAATTCCTGTGCTGTCGTTCTGCAGAAATGTGGAGCATTGTTTTCACATGTGTGACAGGATGGTGATCTATTTCTTCATTGCTGCCTCCTATACACCATGGTAAGTTTAACATGCTTTACTTCTGTAGGAATATAATGCAAGATTGTGAGAAGCATGGTGGTCACAGCATATCAAACAGCTGTATCTTCTTTCCATATGTAATCGTAAGAACACCAGATTGAAGTAGACATTTGCTTTTTCAACTAATTCAAAATCAAAACAGAtttcaatattcattttaaatttaaaatcaaattcgtaccagtttttttttttttttttttaaatcattttaacacAGGATGATTTTAGATGTTTGTGTTATTCTTTTATATGTTAATATGGTATTGGGCAGCATGTTTGGGGTTCAGTTCCTTCTTATCAATTCCAATACCTTTTTTTGCTTCTGACTTGAATCTTTCGCAACCCAGCATGCTCAGTCTGTATTGTACCGTGTGACACTTTTGCAGGCTCAACCTTCGTGAACTTGGACCTTTAGCTTCACACATGCGATGGTTTATCTGGCTAATGGCAGCTGGAGGAaccgtttttgtgtttttgtaccaTGAAAAGTAAGACCCCATTTTACTGCTTTGTGATACCCTGTTATAGTTTTGTGATTAGGTATTTTAGTGATACATGGCCAAGCCATACCCGAGTCACAGGTTAACCATCTTCTTTGAATAGTTATTTATGTTTGTCGAAGATAgatattttaattaatgaaaaaaaaagacattttaaatgttaatatgcAAACCTAATtgatttttaaactttttgtaaATGTGACTGGCTATGCATTTGAATGCATGTCCTGTGACTGAAGTAGGTCTTATACTCCTTCGATTCTACTTGACAGAGTATAAAAAAGTGAATTGAAATGCCATGTCAGTTTTATTGATATATGATTTCACCTTGTTTTCATTGTcaataaaatgtactgtactgcatttctgtgtgcgtgtgtgtatatatatatatatattatatatataatatatatatatagagtgttTCGTAAGTCCCAGCATAGTGGTGTTTTAGTCGGGTTATCACAAATCTCAGTAGCGTCTTTGCTGCGTTTCTGGTGCTTTTCAGAAACCACCGTAGTTGGGGTGTGACAGCGTCCCAAAGTCATGATTCGATAAGTTTACCATTGCAGggcgcattattattattagtagtagtagtagtagtacgaCAATTTAGAGCGATCGTCCTGATTTTGAAAATGAATATGATTTATAAAGACATGTGGACACTTGCTTTTTTCCTGGGACTGACGGATGCTCTGTGTATCGACTTCCGCGTCGTACACGGTTTATATCTGTGCAGTGTTTATATTGGCTGATGTAGATCTGTACTGATCTGTGTTTTCAAGGCATGCCTGTTGTGCTTTTCCTAACTGACACAGTTAGTTCAGATATTGaaagtgtgttgtttgtttatagGTATAAGCTTGTTGAGCTCCTCTTCTATCTAACAATGGGTTTTTCTCCTGCTTTGGTTGTGATGTCAAT
The DNA window shown above is from Acipenser ruthenus chromosome 17, fAciRut3.2 maternal haplotype, whole genome shotgun sequence and carries:
- the LOC117423766 gene encoding monocyte to macrophage differentiation factor-like isoform X2 codes for the protein MKRVNSFQRFMNTRAAANCRYQPTGYEHAANCCTHAFLIVPAFVGMTLLCRLSDDSWKKITAWIYGMGLCTLFLVSTVFHTISWKKSHMRNVEHCFHMCDRMVIYFFIAASYTPWLNLRELGPLASHMRWFIWLMAAGGTVFVFLYHEKYKLVELLFYLTMGFSPALVVMSMNNTEGLQELAWGGFLYCLGVIFFKSDGIIPFAHAIWHVFVALAAAVHYYAIWKYLYKSPLTDLIRDL
- the LOC117423766 gene encoding monocyte to macrophage differentiation factor-like isoform X1, with translation MFTFNLQKMRFKRFMNTRAAANCRYQPTGYEHAANCCTHAFLIVPAFVGMTLLCRLSDDSWKKITAWIYGMGLCTLFLVSTVFHTISWKKSHMRNVEHCFHMCDRMVIYFFIAASYTPWLNLRELGPLASHMRWFIWLMAAGGTVFVFLYHEKYKLVELLFYLTMGFSPALVVMSMNNTEGLQELAWGGFLYCLGVIFFKSDGIIPFAHAIWHVFVALAAAVHYYAIWKYLYKSPLTDLIRDL